Proteins co-encoded in one Candidatus Blochmannia sp. SNP genomic window:
- a CDS encoding DNA-directed RNA polymerase subunit alpha has protein sequence MQNSATEFLKPRLVDIEQITKTRAKVTLEPLERGFGHTLGNALRRILLSSMPGYAITEVEIDGVLHEYTTKEGIQEDILEILLNLKKLAIRIEGKDQITLTLKKSGIGPVVANDITCDTNNVKIIAPNHVICHITDKNASINMRIKVQRGRGYVPASSRFNPESDTLPIGRLLLDACYSPVERISYNVEAARVEQRTDLDKLIIDMETNGTIEPEEAIRRAATILSEQLAAFIDLRDIHQPEHKEEKPEFDPILLRLVDDLELTVRSANCLKAESIHYIGDLVQRTEVELLKTPNLGKKSLTEIKDVLASRGLSLGMRLENWPPTSILDG, from the coding sequence ATGCAGAACTCTGCGACAGAATTTTTAAAACCACGTTTAGTAGATATTGAACAAATTACTAAAACTCGTGCTAAAGTTACTTTAGAACCATTGGAACGAGGGTTTGGTCACACTTTAGGAAATGCCCTACGTCGTATTTTACTTTCCTCGATGCCTGGATATGCGATAACAGAAGTTGAAATTGATGGTGTACTACATGAGTACACCACAAAAGAAGGTATACAAGAAGACATTTTAGAAATTTTGCTTAACCTAAAGAAATTAGCTATTAGAATTGAAGGAAAAGATCAGATTACTCTAACTTTAAAAAAATCTGGTATCGGTCCTGTAGTTGCAAATGATATTACATGTGATACCAATAATGTAAAAATTATTGCACCAAATCATGTTATATGTCATATAACCGATAAGAATGCATCTATTAATATGCGTATAAAAGTACAACGTGGACGAGGTTACGTTCCAGCTTCTTCTAGATTTAATCCTGAATCAGATACCTTGCCAATTGGTCGATTATTATTAGATGCATGTTATAGTCCAGTAGAAAGAATTTCTTATAACGTAGAAGCTGCTCGTGTTGAACAACGTACAGATTTAGATAAACTAATTATTGATATGGAAACTAATGGCACCATAGAACCTGAAGAAGCGATTAGGCGTGCAGCAACAATTTTATCTGAACAACTTGCAGCTTTTATTGATTTAAGAGATATACATCAACCAGAACATAAAGAAGAAAAACCAGAATTCGATCCAATTTTATTGCGTCTTGTTGATGATTTAGAACTAACTGTACGTTCTGCTAATTGTTTAAAAGCAGAATCTATTCATTATATTGGTGATTTAGTACAACGAACAGAAGTGGAGTTATTAAAAACTCCTAACTTAGGAAAAAAATCGTTAACAGAAATAAAAGACGTATTAGCTTCTCGTGGATTATCTTTAGGAATGCGTTTGGAAAATTGGCCTCCGACAAGTATTTTAGATGGTTAA
- the rpsD gene encoding 30S ribosomal protein S4, producing MAKYLGPKLKLSRREGTDLLLKSGIRPIDSKCKPEQPPGQHNVRKSRFSDYGMQLREKQKVRRIYGILERQFSNYYKKATRIKGNTGQNLLKLLESRLDNIVYRMGFGATRAEARQLVSHKSIIVNDHIVNIASYQVMPNTIIKISKKSHNQSRIRASLELSEQQREKLAWIEIDPVGLQGIFKRYPERNELSANIDEHLIVELYSK from the coding sequence ATGGCAAAATATTTAGGACCGAAACTTAAACTCAGTCGTCGTGAAGGAACAGACCTGTTGTTAAAATCTGGAATTCGTCCAATTGATTCCAAATGTAAACCTGAACAACCTCCAGGGCAACATAATGTACGTAAATCTCGGTTTTCAGATTATGGAATGCAATTACGAGAAAAACAAAAAGTTAGACGTATATATGGTATTTTAGAACGTCAATTCTCTAATTATTATAAAAAAGCTACGCGTATTAAAGGAAACACCGGTCAAAATTTGCTGAAATTATTAGAAAGTAGATTAGATAATATTGTATATCGTATGGGATTTGGAGCAACACGTGCTGAAGCTCGTCAATTAGTAAGTCATAAATCCATTATAGTTAATGACCATATTGTTAATATAGCTTCATATCAAGTTATGCCTAATACAATTATTAAGATAAGTAAAAAATCACATAATCAATCCAGAATTCGTGCTTCTTTAGAACTTTCTGAGCAGCAACGAGAAAAATTAGCATGGATTGAAATTGATCCTGTTGGATTGCAAGGCATATTTAAACGTTATCCAGAACGCAACGAATTATCTGCAAATATCGATGAGCATCTGATTGTAGAATTATATTCAAAATAA
- the rpsK gene encoding 30S ribosomal protein S11 translates to MIKSSNLRARRRLKKQILDGIAHIHASFNNTIITISDKQGNTLGWTTAGGSGFRGSRKSTPFAAQIAAERCAEIVQEYGVKNLEVMVKGPGPGRESAVRALNASGFNITSITDVTPIPHNGCRPSKKRRV, encoded by the coding sequence ATGATTAAATCATCCAATCTTCGAGCGCGCAGACGACTCAAAAAACAAATTTTAGATGGCATAGCACACATACATGCATCTTTTAATAATACTATAATCACTATTAGTGATAAACAAGGTAATACTTTGGGATGGACTACAGCTGGGGGTTCTGGTTTTCGTGGATCTCGCAAATCCACACCATTTGCCGCACAAATAGCAGCAGAACGATGCGCTGAAATAGTTCAAGAATATGGAGTAAAAAATTTAGAAGTTATGGTTAAAGGACCTGGACCAGGGCGTGAATCTGCAGTACGAGCATTAAATGCATCAGGGTTCAATATCACTAGTATTACTGATGTTACTCCGATCCCTCATAATGGTTGCCGGCCTTCCAAAAAACGTCGTGTCTAA
- the rpsM gene encoding 30S ribosomal protein S13, whose protein sequence is MVRIAGVNIPDRKHTVIALMSIYGIGKSRARLICSNIGINEHLQLCKLSEIHIDKLRDAVDKYIVEGDLRREVTLNIKRLIDLGTYRGLRHRRNLPVRGQRTRTNARTRKGPRKSINK, encoded by the coding sequence GTGGTACGTATAGCAGGTGTCAATATTCCTGACCGCAAACATACCGTTATTGCTTTAATGTCCATTTATGGAATTGGTAAATCTCGTGCTCGATTAATTTGTTCAAATATAGGCATAAATGAACATTTGCAACTTTGTAAATTATCTGAAATCCATATAGATAAATTACGTGATGCAGTAGATAAATATATTGTAGAAGGAGATTTACGTCGAGAAGTAACTTTAAACATTAAACGTTTGATAGATCTGGGTACTTACCGCGGATTACGGCATCGTCGTAATCTACCAGTACGAGGTCAAAGAACTAGAACAAACGCAAGAACCCGTAAAGGTCCTCGCAAATCAATAAACAAATAA
- the rpmJ gene encoding 50S ribosomal protein L36: MKVRASVKKLCRHCEIVKRHNIVRVVCRVDPKHKQRQG, from the coding sequence ATGAAAGTGCGTGCATCAGTAAAAAAGCTGTGTCGTCATTGTGAAATTGTAAAAAGACACAATATTGTTCGAGTAGTATGTCGTGTAGATCCAAAACATAAACAACGACAAGGATAA
- the secY gene encoding preprotein translocase subunit SecY: MIVTKKWQPKSTFKSIQGGLHELKKRIIFVITALIIFRIGSFIPIPGVDLIVLAKIIEQQQGTIIEMFNMFSGGSLSRASIFSLGIMPYISSSIIVQLLTAVHPTLIEIKKEGESGRKLINQYIRYGTLILGILQSVGIVTSLPSVSGLVINPGFSFYCIAIVSLVCGTVFLMWLGDQITNKGIGNGISVIIFSGIIAGLPLAIGHTIEQVRQDELHFFILILVVCLIFSITFFVVFIERGQRRILVHYAQRQQGRRIYAAQNTHLPLKVNMAGVIPAIFASSVILFPGTVVSWFGSSTSWQWLTIISLYLQPGQPLYILLYAAAIMFFCFFYTSLVFNPRETAENLKKSGAFVPGIRPGEKTAKYINKIMIRLTFIGAIYVTFICLVPEFMRIAMKVPFYFGGTSLLIVVVVIMDFMVQIQTLMMSSQYESVLKKANLKHFNH, translated from the coding sequence ATGATAGTTACTAAAAAATGGCAACCTAAATCTACTTTTAAAAGCATACAAGGTGGGTTACACGAATTAAAAAAAAGAATTATATTTGTGATTACCGCTTTGATTATTTTCCGTATAGGATCATTTATTCCAATCCCGGGAGTAGATTTAATTGTTTTAGCAAAAATTATCGAACAACAACAAGGCACTATTATTGAAATGTTTAACATGTTTTCTGGAGGATCTTTAAGCCGTGCTTCTATTTTTAGTTTAGGAATTATGCCATATATTTCATCCTCAATTATTGTGCAACTATTAACTGCGGTACATCCTACTTTAATAGAAATTAAAAAAGAAGGAGAAAGTGGAAGAAAACTAATTAACCAATATATTCGTTATGGTACTTTAATACTAGGAATATTACAATCAGTAGGTATTGTCACTAGTTTGCCTAGTGTGTCTGGATTAGTGATTAATCCAGGATTTTCTTTTTATTGCATAGCAATTGTCAGTCTTGTTTGTGGTACTGTTTTTTTAATGTGGTTAGGTGATCAAATTACTAACAAAGGAATAGGAAACGGAATTTCGGTTATTATTTTTTCAGGAATAATCGCTGGATTACCACTTGCTATAGGCCATACTATAGAACAAGTAAGACAAGATGAATTACATTTCTTCATATTGATTTTAGTTGTCTGTTTAATATTTAGTATTACTTTTTTCGTTGTATTTATAGAGAGAGGACAACGTCGAATTTTAGTACATTATGCTCAACGTCAGCAAGGTCGTCGTATTTATGCTGCTCAAAACACACACTTACCGCTTAAAGTAAATATGGCTGGCGTTATTCCTGCTATTTTTGCTTCCAGTGTAATTTTATTTCCAGGAACCGTTGTTTCTTGGTTTGGAAGCAGCACCAGCTGGCAATGGTTAACTATAATTTCTTTATATCTACAACCAGGCCAACCATTATATATTTTACTTTACGCAGCAGCTATTATGTTTTTTTGTTTTTTTTATACATCTTTAGTATTTAATCCACGTGAAACGGCCGAAAATTTAAAAAAATCTGGAGCATTTGTTCCTGGAATTAGACCAGGGGAGAAAACTGCAAAATATATCAATAAAATTATGATTCGTTTAACTTTCATTGGGGCGATATATGTTACATTTATTTGTTTAGTGCCAGAGTTTATGAGAATTGCTATGAAGGTCCCTTTTTATTTTGGAGGTACATCTTTACTTATCGTAGTTGTAGTGATTATGGATTTTATGGTTCAAATACAGACTTTAATGATGTCTAGTCAGTATGAATCTGTACTAAAAAAAGCAAATCTGAAACATTTTAATCATTAA
- the rplO gene encoding 50S ribosomal protein L15 has protein sequence MYLNTISPSKGSKRLSKRVGRGIGSGLGKTGGRGHKGQKSRSGGKIRLGFEGGQTPLYRRLPKFGFISRKAMVTQEIRLSELSYIPNKIIDINVLKAHNIIKKKIKFVKIIMSGEIKYPIILHSSLRISKGARIAIQAAGGQIKKG, from the coding sequence ATGTATCTTAATACTATTTCTCCGTCTAAAGGATCTAAACGTTTAAGTAAACGAGTAGGCCGAGGTATAGGGTCTGGATTAGGTAAGACAGGAGGGCGTGGGCATAAAGGACAAAAATCTAGGTCTGGAGGTAAAATACGTCTTGGGTTTGAAGGCGGACAAACTCCTTTGTACCGTAGGTTACCAAAATTTGGATTCATATCTCGTAAAGCTATGGTTACCCAAGAAATCAGATTATCTGAGTTATCCTATATTCCTAACAAAATAATAGATATCAATGTTCTAAAAGCACATAATATTATTAAGAAAAAAATTAAGTTTGTTAAAATTATAATGTCTGGAGAAATTAAATATCCTATCATACTACATAGTAGCTTACGCATTAGCAAAGGCGCAAGAATTGCTATTCAAGCTGCAGGTGGACAAATAAAGAAGGGGTAA
- the rpmD gene encoding 50S ribosomal protein L30, producing the protein MLKTIKLTQTKSSIGCLPKHKATLRGLGLSHIRNTVERIDTPSIRGMINLIAYMIKVEE; encoded by the coding sequence ATGTTAAAAACTATTAAATTAACCCAAACTAAAAGTTCTATTGGGTGTCTGCCAAAACATAAAGCAACTTTACGTGGCTTAGGATTATCCCATATCAGAAATACCGTTGAAAGGATTGATACGCCTTCCATCCGTGGTATGATCAATTTAATTGCTTACATGATTAAAGTGGAGGAATAA
- the rpsE gene encoding 30S ribosomal protein S5 yields MKYIDKQPGELQEKLITVNRVSKTVKGGRVFSFTALTVVGDTNGRVGFGYGKAREVPSAIQKSMEKARRNMIMISLYKGTLQHVVKGTYTGSHIYMQPASEGTGIIAGTTMRAILEVVGIHNVLAKAYGSTNPINIVRATLNALQKMKSPQMIAEKRGKSIKEILGYYNYVKNY; encoded by the coding sequence ATGAAATATATCGATAAACAGCCTGGTGAATTGCAAGAAAAATTAATTACAGTAAACCGAGTTTCTAAAACTGTTAAAGGAGGTCGTGTATTTAGTTTTACAGCACTAACTGTAGTAGGAGATACAAATGGTCGTGTAGGATTTGGTTATGGTAAAGCTCGTGAAGTTCCATCGGCCATTCAAAAATCAATGGAAAAAGCTCGCCGTAATATGATAATGATCTCTTTATATAAAGGTACTTTACAACATGTAGTCAAAGGAACATACACAGGTTCTCATATTTACATGCAACCTGCTTCTGAAGGAACTGGAATTATCGCTGGAACTACAATGCGTGCTATTTTAGAAGTAGTTGGAATACATAATGTATTAGCAAAAGCTTATGGATCTACAAATCCTATTAATATAGTTCGTGCAACTCTGAATGCATTACAAAAAATGAAATCTCCCCAAATGATTGCAGAAAAAAGGGGTAAATCGATCAAAGAAATTTTAGGTTATTATAATTATGTTAAAAACTATTAA
- the rplR gene encoding 50S ribosomal protein L18, whose protein sequence is MNKKDARIKRATKVRKKLYKLGATRLVIHRTCKHIYAQIISQDNSNVLVTASTTEKLISSQIQITSNKKAAAIVGTMIAERATKKNITNVSFDRSGFKYHGRVQTLANHARQSGLKF, encoded by the coding sequence ATGAATAAAAAAGATGCTCGTATTAAAAGAGCTACAAAAGTACGAAAGAAATTATATAAATTAGGAGCCACTAGATTAGTGATACATAGGACTTGTAAGCATATTTATGCGCAAATAATTTCACAAGATAACTCAAATGTATTAGTAACAGCTTCTACAACGGAAAAATTAATTTCAAGTCAAATACAGATAACTAGTAATAAAAAAGCTGCAGCTATAGTAGGAACAATGATTGCAGAACGTGCAACAAAAAAAAATATTACAAACGTATCCTTTGATCGTTCTGGATTTAAATATCATGGTAGAGTACAAACATTAGCTAATCATGCTAGACAATCTGGGCTGAAGTTTTAA
- the rplF gene encoding 50S ribosomal protein L6 yields MYPDAEHISRPHIYKTIILIPNITTIKLQDRCIYITGTLGTLTLELHKSIDVQLHDEKKLSVYTTKNINNKNKALIGTTCALINSMITGVTTGFTKKLQLIGIGYRVAIQNNIINLTIGFSHPINYTLPVEITATCPSQTEIIITGINKQIVGQIAADLRSLRPPEPFKGKGIRYINEIIHNKDTKKR; encoded by the coding sequence ATGTATCCTGATGCTGAACATATTTCCAGACCACACATATATAAAACAATAATTCTTATTCCTAATATAACAACAATAAAACTACAAGATCGTTGCATTTATATTACAGGTACACTTGGTACGTTAACTTTAGAATTACATAAATCAATTGATGTACAGTTACATGATGAAAAAAAACTGTCGGTATATACTACCAAAAATATTAATAATAAAAATAAAGCCTTAATAGGAACAACGTGCGCATTAATTAATAGTATGATTACTGGTGTCACGACAGGGTTCACTAAAAAATTACAATTAATAGGGATAGGTTATCGTGTAGCTATTCAAAATAATATAATAAACCTAACTATAGGATTCTCTCATCCTATTAATTATACGTTACCTGTAGAAATTACAGCAACATGTCCAAGCCAAACCGAAATTATTATAACAGGGATAAATAAGCAAATTGTTGGGCAAATTGCAGCAGATTTAAGATCACTTCGTCCTCCTGAGCCTTTTAAGGGAAAAGGTATTCGCTACATTAATGAAATAATACATAATAAAGATACTAAAAAAAGATAA
- the rpsH gene encoding 30S ribosomal protein S8, whose amino-acid sequence MSMQDSIAEMLTTIRNGQISKKEKICTPSSTIKIAIANVLAEEGFINQYNIKNNVKPILEIFLKYYQKRKPVIDTIQRISRPGLRIYRKRKELPQVMSGMGIVIISTSKGIITDNKARQLNVGGEIICYVS is encoded by the coding sequence ATGAGTATGCAAGATTCGATTGCGGAAATGTTAACTACTATACGTAATGGGCAAATTTCTAAAAAAGAAAAAATTTGCACCCCATCTTCCACAATCAAGATAGCAATTGCTAATGTATTAGCAGAAGAAGGATTTATAAACCAATATAACATTAAAAATAATGTTAAACCTATTTTAGAAATATTTCTGAAATATTATCAAAAAAGAAAACCTGTTATAGATACTATACAGCGTATTAGTCGACCTGGATTACGTATCTATAGAAAGAGAAAAGAATTACCTCAAGTAATGTCTGGCATGGGGATTGTTATTATTTCTACTTCTAAAGGTATCATTACAGATAACAAAGCTCGTCAGCTCAATGTTGGTGGGGAGATTATATGTTATGTATCCTGA
- the rpsN gene encoding 30S ribosomal protein S14, protein MTKESIKAREIKRLKLVNKYYTQRISLKKIIINQHVSNKERWNAVLKLQTLPRDSSPSRRRNRCRHTGRPHAFLRKFGLSRIKLREAAMRGEIPGLRKASW, encoded by the coding sequence ATGACTAAAGAATCCATAAAAGCACGCGAAATAAAACGTTTAAAATTAGTTAATAAATATTATACGCAACGTATTTCCCTAAAAAAAATTATCATTAATCAACATGTTTCTAACAAAGAACGTTGGAACGCTGTTTTAAAATTACAGACTTTACCACGCGATTCTAGCCCATCTAGACGGCGTAATCGTTGTCGCCACACTGGACGTCCTCATGCTTTTTTAAGAAAATTTGGATTGAGTCGTATTAAGTTGCGTGAAGCTGCTATGCGCGGAGAAATACCTGGTCTAAGAAAAGCTAGTTGGTAA
- the rplE gene encoding 50S ribosomal protein L5 yields the protein MTNLYDYYKNNVIQSLMQKFQYRSVMQVPTIKKITINMGVGKSITNKIFLEKAIEDLIKISGQKPIVTKARKSISSFKIRQGQPIGCKVTLRGMRMWEFIERFISIAMPRIRDFRGLSIKSFDGHGNYSIGIREQIIFPEIDYDTVDNVRGMDITITTNAISDNEAHALLSACRFPFRKQSYPILSNRRVKA from the coding sequence ATGACTAATTTATATGATTATTATAAAAATAATGTAATACAAAGTTTAATGCAAAAATTTCAATACCGATCTGTTATGCAAGTCCCTACAATTAAAAAAATTACTATTAATATGGGAGTAGGAAAATCCATTACCAATAAAATTTTTTTGGAAAAAGCAATAGAAGATTTAATAAAAATTTCAGGGCAAAAACCAATTGTGACTAAAGCGCGTAAATCTATTTCTAGTTTTAAAATTCGGCAAGGTCAGCCAATTGGATGTAAAGTAACTTTACGAGGAATGCGCATGTGGGAATTTATTGAGAGATTCATTTCCATTGCTATGCCTCGTATTCGTGATTTTCGTGGTTTATCTATTAAGTCTTTTGATGGCCATGGTAATTACAGCATTGGAATACGTGAGCAAATTATCTTTCCTGAGATTGATTATGATACTGTTGATAATGTGCGAGGAATGGATATCACTATAACTACGAATGCTATTTCTGATAATGAAGCACATGCTTTATTATCCGCTTGTCGTTTTCCATTTCGAAAACAATCGTATCCTATCCTCTCAAATAGGAGAGTTAAAGCATGA
- the rplX gene encoding 50S ribosomal protein L24 produces MAAAKIKCNDEVIVLSGKDKGKKGTVKQIFYDKGRAIVTGINLVKKHQKPIPNKNQPGGIIEKEASVDLSNIAIFNATLNKADRVGFKIKNGKKIRIFKSNGDIVK; encoded by the coding sequence ATGGCAGCAGCTAAAATTAAATGTAATGATGAAGTTATTGTATTAAGTGGAAAAGATAAAGGAAAAAAAGGAACAGTAAAACAAATTTTTTATGATAAAGGTAGGGCTATAGTAACAGGAATAAATTTAGTAAAAAAACACCAAAAACCTATCCCAAACAAAAATCAACCAGGAGGCATTATTGAAAAAGAAGCATCTGTCGATTTGTCTAATATTGCAATATTTAATGCTACTTTAAATAAAGCCGATCGTGTAGGATTTAAAATAAAAAATGGCAAAAAAATACGAATTTTTAAGTCTAATGGAGATATAGTTAAGTAG
- the rplN gene encoding 50S ribosomal protein L14 has translation MIQERTILNVADNSGARYVMCIKVLGGSGRRYANIGDVIKVAIKEAIPRAKVKKGDVLKAVVVRTKKGVRRSDGSVIRFDNNACVLLHDTSAQPVGTRIFGPVTRELRNEKFMKIISLAPEVL, from the coding sequence GTGATTCAAGAACGTACTATTTTAAATGTTGCTGATAACTCTGGCGCGCGATACGTAATGTGTATTAAAGTGTTAGGAGGATCTGGTCGTCGTTATGCTAATATTGGTGACGTTATTAAAGTTGCTATTAAAGAAGCAATACCGCGCGCTAAAGTAAAAAAAGGTGATGTATTAAAAGCTGTTGTAGTACGTACAAAAAAAGGTGTGCGTCGCTCAGATGGATCTGTTATTAGATTTGATAATAATGCCTGTGTATTATTACATGATACAAGTGCTCAACCTGTAGGCACTCGTATTTTTGGACCAGTAACTCGTGAATTACGTAACGAAAAATTTATGAAGATTATTTCTTTAGCCCCCGAAGTACTTTGA
- the rpsQ gene encoding 30S ribosomal protein S17 yields the protein MADRIRILIGRVISNKMNKSAVVSVERLIKHSTYEKFIKRTTKLHVHDPNNETNIGDIISMKECRPISKTKSWILTSIIKKSDFF from the coding sequence ATGGCTGATAGGATTCGTATCCTAATAGGTCGTGTAATTAGTAACAAAATGAACAAATCTGCTGTTGTTTCTGTTGAACGTTTAATTAAACATTCAACATACGAAAAGTTTATTAAACGCACCACTAAATTACATGTACACGACCCTAATAATGAAACCAATATTGGAGACATCATTTCAATGAAAGAATGTCGTCCCATTTCTAAAACAAAATCTTGGATACTAACTTCTATTATCAAAAAATCAGATTTTTTTTAA
- the rpmC gene encoding 50S ribosomal protein L29: MNKIIKSLNQKQENVINSFKEELMKVLREYFNLRIQAKAGQLKQLHLLKKVRRNIASIKHYLSNNEKM, encoded by the coding sequence ATGAATAAAATAATAAAATCATTAAATCAAAAGCAAGAGAACGTTATTAATTCATTTAAAGAAGAACTAATGAAAGTATTACGTGAATATTTTAATTTACGTATACAGGCAAAAGCAGGGCAGTTAAAACAATTGCATTTATTAAAAAAAGTGCGCCGTAATATAGCATCTATTAAACATTACTTATCTAATAATGAAAAAATGTAA
- the rplP gene encoding 50S ribosomal protein L16: MLQPKNTKFRKMHKGRNRGTITNDSISFGKFALKATSRGRLKSCQIEAARRAISRAIKRQGQIWIRVFPDKPITKKPLEVRMGKGKGNVEYWVTLIQPGKILYEINGVSKELAYNAFKLGAAKLPVKTTLIGI; the protein is encoded by the coding sequence TTGCTGCAACCAAAAAACACAAAATTTCGTAAAATGCATAAAGGGCGTAATCGAGGAACAATAACAAATGACAGTATTAGTTTCGGAAAATTTGCTTTAAAAGCTACTAGTCGTGGGCGATTAAAATCCTGTCAAATTGAAGCTGCACGACGTGCTATAAGTCGTGCTATAAAACGTCAAGGACAAATATGGATTCGTGTGTTCCCAGACAAACCTATCACTAAAAAACCTCTTGAAGTACGCATGGGAAAAGGAAAAGGTAATGTAGAATATTGGGTGACATTAATACAACCAGGAAAAATTTTATATGAAATAAATGGAGTATCAAAAGAACTAGCATATAATGCTTTTAAGTTAGGTGCCGCAAAATTACCAGTTAAAACCACTTTAATAGGAATATAA
- the rpsC gene encoding 30S ribosomal protein S3 has translation MGQKVHPNGIRLGITKTWHSTWYANNKDFSDNLESDFSVRQFLSKKLSKASVSRIIIERPAKSIRVTVYTARPGLIIGKKGEDIEKLRKNIAKISGVPTQLNIAEVRKPELDAKLLADNIASQLERRIIFRRAMKRVVQSAMRLGAKGIKVEISGRLSGAEIARTEWYREGRVPLHTFRADIDYSLAEAQTTYGVIGIKVWVFKGEILGTILATTTGYSNQSINQSTKKNIKIVHKG, from the coding sequence ATGGGTCAAAAGGTACATCCGAATGGAATACGGTTGGGGATTACCAAAACATGGCATTCTACTTGGTATGCAAATAATAAAGATTTTTCTGATAATTTAGAAAGCGATTTTTCAGTGCGTCAGTTTTTATCAAAAAAACTCTCAAAAGCTTCAGTATCTCGTATAATTATTGAGCGTCCTGCTAAAAGCATAAGAGTGACTGTGTATACAGCTAGGCCTGGACTCATAATTGGAAAAAAAGGGGAAGATATTGAAAAATTACGTAAAAATATAGCAAAAATTTCTGGCGTTCCAACACAACTAAATATTGCTGAAGTTCGTAAACCAGAATTAGATGCTAAACTATTAGCTGATAATATCGCGTCTCAATTAGAACGCAGAATAATATTTAGACGGGCAATGAAACGGGTTGTACAAAGCGCTATGCGTTTAGGGGCAAAAGGAATTAAAGTAGAAATAAGTGGTAGATTAAGCGGCGCTGAAATTGCTCGTACCGAATGGTATAGGGAAGGACGTGTTCCACTACATACTTTTCGTGCTGACATTGATTATAGTCTTGCAGAGGCACAGACTACATATGGGGTAATTGGAATTAAAGTATGGGTGTTTAAAGGCGAAATTTTAGGAACTATATTAGCTACTACAACAGGTTACTCAAATCAATCAATTAATCAATCAACTAAAAAAAACATAAAAATCGTACATAAAGGATAG
- the rplV gene encoding 50S ribosomal protein L22 yields MQTIARYRYIRSSAQKLRLIINMIRGKKVSQALNILEYTNKKSAKLVKKTLESAIANAEHNDGLNFNNLKIIKIFVDNGPTIKRIMPRAKGRSDKIMKRTSHLTIMVSN; encoded by the coding sequence ATGCAAACAATTGCTAGATACCGTTATATTCGTTCTTCTGCTCAAAAGCTTCGTTTAATAATTAATATGATCCGAGGAAAAAAAGTATCTCAGGCACTTAATATTTTAGAATATACCAACAAGAAATCTGCAAAATTAGTTAAAAAGACTTTAGAATCTGCTATTGCTAACGCAGAACATAATGATGGTTTAAATTTTAATAATTTAAAAATTATTAAAATTTTTGTTGACAACGGGCCTACTATTAAAAGAATTATGCCAAGAGCAAAAGGACGATCAGATAAAATTATGAAACGAACAAGTCATCTCACCATAATGGTATCTAATTAA